The genomic DNA taaagtccataATTTTCgagttataatcattttaataatttgaaaaatataatgtaaaaaaaaaattataattgatattttatttttcaaattattaaaatgattataactcggaaactatggactttagcgacttgactcatagTCAAGACTAGCCCTACGCCCAAAATTATTGGTCaatcacttcgatcctggatcaattagcgATAAGACGTATGATTTAGTTTTACTGTCATATACtagcaatttatttgcgaCTTAGTTAATACGGCCaactactttgtaaatcgggaaattaacttgcgttatagttgtattactagcaattctcttgcgacatactttactgtccaagtgtactgattattataaacaaagttagttcaataaaatattattgtacatTACCGGCGATGTACTcgcaatataaaattatactgtgccacgcatctgtctacattatatccagcgcttgcactttcttgtaagtaatttttattattataattggcaataaacaatCATTGCAATTGTTAATCATTCACTGTATCTATTATCTGTTCATTCTatttatttcctattttactggtaagattatcgaatagtctgataaaataaatattaattaagttacaaatagtaattcgactatttataagaataatctataattataataagcCGTGAGGTGAGTTGATAAGCTTTTttatacgttgccgagtttggaCAAGTGCGGGTTCTTACAAAGTAAGAACCCTAGCCCATTGCTCTGtcctataattaaaaaattcgtagaggccagcctaagccagggttcaacccgcgaatcctggtggctgctggttaGAATCGCCAAGCAAAAAGGCGATTTGTCTCAGTACTTagcattggaattaagagctcatatttggtgagaatttttttttttcgatgtagattgagattttgcttgaggacttaaaataaaaaaaacttttgcggaaatgaatcaccctaatatatatacacatttataatattacctattagatgaaaaaaaataaccatcagaatttttttataataataaatttagtgtaaatataatttatacaacCGTTTATGTTTTTATACTTACAAGTGGATAatattcatttcatataaatataaaaagataGTCTTGATATTATGTTAACGAAATGAAGTATAAAATATCATGTTGAAAGGTATAATATTGTAGATTGTACTAAGCCGACATAATGGCAATAAGTCAATGACAACATATATGTCTTATCCTCCTCACAATAGATATATTAtactattataataattgtctAGCATTATcttgttataataattacattttaaattattaatcgtcAATTATTTTGATTGTTCTCCTAAATGgactataataaattatttatagctAATAACTGTAATATATGATACTGCATGAAGCTATACAATAAAGACAATTGTCgcgtataaatatttaattgtaagcGACATACTGGCGACTGCAGTCGTATCGGGGCAACAATGAAAAAGGAAATAAGGGAAAGCATATAACATTTATCCACCCTTATCAACAAcagtatatattattttatatataatatgtactCCATACTTCCAGGGAGCTTCATTGTATTACAAGCTATTGGACTTTGGAAACCAACAGAATACAATAACTCACCAATACTTAACTATTACTACAGACTTCGTACAttcataacattttttttaatatattcatttacaaTAACTGGTATTGCTGGATTAATTCTTACAACTAAAGATATTGGTGATGTTACAAGTGactgttttattttactctcGATTTTTGCTATTTGTGGTAAAATAGCTAATATTATATGGAgtcgtaataaaattatttggataaTAGATACACTCAATAGTGAGCCATGTAAACCGTTAAATAATGATGAGATGATTATTCAACAAAAAGTTGATCGTCTTATTtggtatattatatttatattaatattttaattcataataatactcaagttattatataaaagggggtgatgttaataaattttattattttaaaggcATAGTACACTTTTCTATGGAATATTAACTGAAATTACGGTATTTATGGTAACGTTCGGTACacttttattacaattacCTATTGGTACCCTACCATACAATACGTATTTACCATGGGATTATTCACACGGTTATTTATACTGGGTTGCTTATGGTTATCAAATAATAAGTGTCTGTTTGTCGGCTAATTCAGACATTGGTTTTGATACACTTGTTCCTGGATTAATGTTACAAATAACCGCTAAATTAGAAATATTGAAGTatcgttttataaatttagtcgATACTCTTAAATTAACCCAATGGAATGGTGTTAATGATAAgagttacaataattttaaaattgaaaacaaattaattgcgGATTACGTCAAGTGTCATCTTATTATacttaagttgaattttttattcattttattaaaacatagttatatttatcaaGTATCTCATATCAATTTAccacatatagatatatatttatttacttaataattacaGATTAGCTGATACAATAAATAAGACATTCGATAAAGTTATattacttcaattttttataagctcAATTGTATTGTGTATCAGCGTTTACAATTTAGCATTTTTAGATGTTTTTACAACTGAATTTACTAgtattatactttatttatgtTGTATgttaatggaaatttttattctttgtgCAGCTGGTAATCAAGTGACAATAGTGGTAGGTAATGTTTTCGGgctagtattttattttatttatttatttttttttttttttacttatttagaGTTCAACATTAAGTGACGCTATTTATCATACTGATTGGATTAATTTAGACACATCGAGTGTTAAAAGCTTAATGATTATAATGAATCGTGGATTAAAACcaattatattttcaagtggacatataattaaaatatcatatGATTCTTTTAAAACGGTATtcaatttactaaaaatattaattataaaataaaatttatttaataaatcgcgtgccaaatgcttaaagggcgtataatttttttttttgtgccaatTGTTTTGTAAGCATGCTCTAAacctaaaaatgaaaaaaaaatttccaaagccaaaagggcgtatattttaagatacgcccttttggcgttaggacgtcaaaaattttttttctacggaTCTTTACGTTTCGAGCGATTCTGAAaagaatggcaaaaaaaaatttttttatacgcccgtTTGGCATGGATCCCTATCTAATTGCTgtaatacgcccttttggcatttggcacgcgaaatatattaatttatttttttgtagctgATTAAACTATCTTACTCATCATATAACGTACTACAAAGAacttgataaagaaaaaaaacgagtATAAgagttatattaatttttttattcaataagaaatttttagcattaaaaaaatttgttaaaatttaattctaatcaactcaaaaatataatatcaatatagcattataaattattataacttatattacaataattagaGCTAAATACCGTTCGGTCTACGGTATAGAGACACGGTAGGCTCGCGCCATGACACTTATTGACACATTACATGTGTTGATTTAAACGTGTGTccttggcgcgagacactactGTAGCTCCTGATATACACTTAAATCAGAAATAATAACATGAAAATTACAGCGATAAAATCTAAAGAAAAGCAAAGAAAAGAATGTTTATTTAGATACAAATATTCGCTGTTTAGTTgtcaatatatatagatgacCGACTCTAAAGTCTAGAACTCTAGACTCTCATCGCgtttctataaaacaagagaagaagacatttattttctagatattcaaatatctatttaaaaatatcagtttgactttcgttacaatatatacatgttaatgtgttaataaaaatataataaaatatactagatacaaaaaaaaatatgaggaaAATACGATATTCCAGCCCGCGTGTATAATTGCTTACCCGAGTCGAATGCGATTCCTATCATCCTATCTTTCTTCGTGGTGAGTTGgtgtatatacaatttttcacaAGATCTGCAcctgaaaatttaatgtatttcTAATACTAAAtgtagatatacaaatacaaatacatgagtgatcgggtactagatCTCTTACcttatacaaaaataaaacttacaataattaatataaaatgcattatacactgtaaaaaatccgaagtgaatccggattgaaattaaatccaaattcactccacattcactccgccactcggagttccggagttttgaaaaaaattactccgcatgcggagtgaattgggagtttttttttagcggagtgatctcggagtgacgcggattttatttcactcccaattcactccggtccggagttttaacatttaaattaatttatattaaacagTTAAAcagcgtgtgtgtgcgagtgcgagTGCGTGCGTGTGGCTGTGTGCGTGTGTCTGTGGATgtgtgtgcgaatgtgtgcgtgcgtgtgttcgggtgtgtgcgaatgtgtgttcgggtgtgtgcgtaagtgtgtgtgtgtgcgtatcgGTTGATCAGTACTGTAAtacgtgaatttttatttcgattttacttagtggagttatattttattaataatatttttaaaactcccctccggagtgaatttcactccggagggattaaattaataaaaaattatccactccgcgaaaactcccctgcggagtgaatttcactccgaagggagtgaataattaaaaattcattcactctggatttaatccgcattcactccgcgaattttttacagtgtattacgTTATGCtcttgtaaaataaattccattTTTAATACATTGTTGTATgcagtattaaattttttttcacaatttttataatattaacaatctaTAATCATTTAATTGGAGCAGTATAtatgggtctcttaccttatgtaaaaaaaacttttgtgcaattatttttaaaaaccaatttaaacaagataatttattttttgtattttagtaataactaaaataaattatgatgaataaaaatatcatgtttATTATGAGTGACCTGAAATACTCGTCaaattcgataaattatttgattttcatAATATATAGTGTACaactctaaaaattttttttccttcagtattttttattgttttacatCGGAAGAGGCTCGAAAATGATGCGATCGGGATGATATCAGTAagcaaaataaaacaaaaattgagcGATTGATACATAAAAGAGAATGCCTagacccatacgaaaaaaatatatatccgaatatatatttttttcgtatggggaCTTTCCAGAGACATATTCCTAGAAGTTCGAATGATCCTGAAAATAAcagtcaattaataaatttccgatgtttaacttcccgctaagaaaatcgatgattttcaaaaaattcggcgttattgttttcattccgattttcgaaaatcgagttttcatcagatgtggACGTTTTGAgctcctaggaagctattatTACTCTTCTCAGAAGGATGtacgtgtgtatgtgtgtgtgtgtgtatgcatgtaaactctttgtaactttttaactaaagaaccgatttggatggtcaaggcggcaatcgaaagtgcttgttggccatcaactttcctggaaatttcagatcatttgatcaagtagactcgaaaacattggcgaataacgaaaaaaaaaaattattttttttttttagttttttattgatttctcaaaaacgacttaaACGATCAACTtgaaaatctaatcagctctagaacttagtaaaacgcatcgattgccgccttagccataaaaatcggttaatttgttcgagagatatcgcgAAAGAAAGAAGTggaaaaaacagttatttgCGAATGTCTTTGAAACAACTCAACTAAAcgattccaaaatctgatcagctctagaattcagtAAAATACATCGATTGCCGCCTcgaccatcaaaatcggttgaatCCTCCgggagatatcgtgggagaaagaaatgcgaaaaaaaacggtttttttcgaaaacaacggcatacaaagtattttcgagctaaagaagctcgaaaacagcggcaAGTTTTGGGCAGGCCcgtagggtcaaccgatagacagattttttttttcaacaaatcgattacaaaacaataagaaattaaaaatatacacatgtaaaaaatttaaaaaactatagatgcaatttttttaaatatttttttttttctaatttattgtttaaaaaaaaatcaaaaaatgattggaggtcggctaacttcaggatcatgaattTTAGGACTCTAAAAAATTAGAGATGATAATCATCAGGATCATCAATACTAGgcagaatgaaaaaaattaaattttccaatttCTCCATATACTGCAGATTACTGTAACTGTAACTATTATTGTGCGATTTACCTTACCGACAACATTGACATCTATCTGGtgttttatgaattaaaaacaataattgatAAAGATAATGATGTAAGCCGTTGAAGGAGAAGAAGCTGGACAGCTGGTACAAGGGTAAGAGAGACAGAGAGAGAAAggtaacatatataaaaaaaacgacaACGATAACATATGCGCGCGCTTAAAGTCCCGACATCTTGTGCACCACATGACCTCGTTGCCGTGTCCCGTGACCAGCTCACGTGAATTTCGACAAATTCAAAcgttttttaactaaaaaataatggacATTCTTGACAGTCATCTTGATCCACAAGACGTCAGGTAACCTATAAAcccaatattattaataagtaacttttttttacaataacgtttattatttcaacaatCGTATCGTTATTTCCGTCAAGGTCATCTGTGTACAGTGCGCACTTATTtcatatcattttattttatttatttatttacttattattttttttgtttttttgctactatttatttatacacagcttaaaattattacgtctatacatgtgaaaaaaaaatataataaatatatttaatttttaatttttaattattgttattgttttatGTACAGTGGTAATTCAAAAGATGATAATGAAACAAGTATTGTTATTGAAGAAGCTGAAATAGTTGATTGTGATTGTAAGTATCAATTCCATTTATTtcatgtttaattaaatttttttttttttttatttaaaaccaatgataattatataaatttgtgttgtttCATCGCTGATGAAGCATTTGATCCTCTAGCAGGAGACGGAGTACCTGATGATGGATTACGTTATCAGGAAGCTCTAGCTTATCGGGTTGTTCAAGTTAATGGTAATACTGTTAGTAATGAAATTGAATTACCAGTACAACAGCATGGAAACAATGCTGTTCAAGTATTAACATCACCTATCAATGGACAATTTTATATTGTCGGTGGTACTAATGAGGTATTTACGACTTCCCCAACTTCAAGATCCCTTGCTCCACGTACTACGACACTGCAAATTGAAACACccagaaataataatactcCTGGTCTCAAAAaggtatatatacatatgttttttttttttaaactatttatttatctatttatttattaatttattagcgTGATGATAAAAGAAGAGCAACACACAATGAAGTTGAACGTCGACgtagagataaaataaataattggatCGCAAAACTTGGTAAAATAATACCTGAATGTAGTAATAATTCAGGTAATAGTAACGGTAATGGAAGTAGCAGTGAAGGAAAAACAAATTACGAAACCCAGgtaattttctcattttttttttttaaattattacaaatagtggattgattttacagtaaaaataaatctattagAAATAAGTAAACCcttaaaaatttacacaaatttattaatgtatatCTATGTACatgtattatttatcaaaacacAAAGAgtctttaattattaattatttttttttctagagtaAAGGTGGAATATTGGCAAAAGCATGTGAATATATTGGTGAATTACGTGCTGCAAATCAAGGCCTAGGACAATGTCTACGTgacaatgaaaaattacgTCAAGAAGTTACGGCACTAAAACAACTTGTACAAAAATTACAACGTGAAAATGAACAATTACGCAGAGTTAATGTTGTAGTAACAAATACTAATTGAATTAACAACTATTTAAATAGTTATCAGTTAATCGCTAATacatttctattattattattattattattataattttgtttttatttttaatactattATTTGCCAGTTCTCTCTTGGAATATATCTCTCTATCTTTTTATTACTGTTTATAATTAGAGTatgattttaattgtaaatgtaaatattaatatttagacgCCATTATACCGTTTGTTATCGATGATTATTAAgatgaacgatttttttttcttgttaatgaattaaatttatcaattattagaCATATAATTGTACATGGGTAATACAAtattaacgaaaaaaagtggcaatttgataattttttatcgtagCTTATGCATTATCGTtggtcaattaaataaatttaaatataaataaaataattattattttgatgtaATCTCAGACTAAAATAAGGCATGGCTGTGATTTATAAATGCcaagataaattaatatcgtgaaattatattttttaaaaataaaataattgttttgttagataatttaatatatttatcttatttttattgataaaatttaaataaaacagtaaaataattaaatgcttgcgaaaaaaattttccaatagtTATTTaacgtaataataataatgataattagcaatgatataaattttatctatcccatgtacaatttaaaaaaaaaaaacaaaatgaaagacaaagtaattaataattaagcttaaaaaaattatccaattatattatatagaaATGTAATATATCGTTAATGTATATATCGCGGGgttattgttatattattattaaaaaaaaaaaaagaaattacatcaatttatttaattgcattCATTattcctttttaattctagtaATACAATTTTACAAGCTAAACTTTAGCGttgtaatttcataaaatcaaaaatgatctGTGTATCCAGATACTCACTCAATCGCTAAATccaattcaatattatttattctccATTTAGGAATCTGAGCTTTTGAATAACTTGGACGCCTCCCATAGGAAAGCCAAGAAGAAggaaattttagctaaattcGACCATCATCTACGAAAGATTGACGCTGAACGTTACAGACAATCTTCTGCATGTCAGTTAATCTTGTCTTCTCCACTTTTTAAAGTGCCGCACTTCGATAACATGCCTATGTATTTTATCAAGCCACTAATCCACCTTAGACTATCTAATATATACTCTTGCCATATCACGATTGATAGACATACACACAAACTGCACCCACGTAATATCTGCTCATTATGTCATCTGCAGGAAAATGAAAGCGTGGAACATTTTCTCACGTGCTGCCTTTTCTTTTCAAATATAAGGACCCAATTCTGGGGCCCACTCATCGCTTCGTGTGATCTACTGTGCCACCAACTTGGGATACTCGTACAACTTGATCCGAAAAAAGTATTTGCCTATCTGAAAGCCTGTTTAACTTTAAAGAATCATATTGCTTCATATATTAAAACATGTGTATTTTCACTtgacttatttttataatcaactcTAACTGCTAATTGTATccaatttaaacaataaagtaatcaagtaataatattatttattgataccaACTATTAAGAAAATAGTAGTTTATTGAAGctttaaacttaattttaaaataaataaacgattttgtttatttactcgatttattattttcttttttacatATCGTACAATGGAAATAATACAAGCGCTGGtgaattaacattttttttttttaactttactttgtattaatataataataattgaattatataGATGACAAGAACCAGCACCTTGGACAGCATCAAGCATactttatacttatatttctttctttaaacgtatcaacattattattattattactattattattatttgttttatttaaattctacaCTATTAACGTAATATGATACAATGTTAATACTTAATTTATAGGGAAAGCTGTTTcgaaacatttattatttttaacgtttATACTTtccattgatttatttattgtttaatatttatttaaattttaaaacttgtatatgaattttctttcgttattttcaattacaacCAAAACGTAAccgattaaattaattaataatttctcaaagtataagaaatatatttaacaatatttttatatttaaacttttttaaaattgatattgtTGCACATGATTACCAGCTCATAGTGCGTTTAAGGACGTTCCAcctttattatattatattattatttattgtctcgattaataactattatcatcaattaaattaccaaaaaaaaaataaaaattcacaaacGATGAATAAATTAGcctctaaaatatttaattttaaataaaatttttcatagtcaatatatacaataatttttttatcattattttgaatcgaGGCATCAGGTGGAATCGTTAATTTACCATTTTACTTTAATCTACACACGTTATTAAAATATCCGGAAtgcattttaatattattaatattataattatttttagatttaaaaaattaatattttgaatgataattattgtatGCCGGTTTATTGGAACGACCCTAAACAACTGGCAtcttaaacaaatttaaataataatatttttttatagttattgtATAGAAGtgagtttactttttttttacgaataatgtaaattcaagttttaaaaaattattattatcattattaaataataattaagattgatttataatttctcaCTTGTATACATTCacttaacttatttttaaaattgatcaattaaattataaatatatatttattattatttttgttaatagtgatttttatatggatcaacaaaaataatttaatcctCCAAATTTCTGAAGGCTTGTTGAATATCTTCGTGCAATTGATCAAAGTCTGATCTTATTTTAGCCTCACCATCTTTAACTGGGtcctattttaaatataaaataattaataaaataaattataatggataaaaaaatataattaattgataaacaaTTACCTTAAATTTCATAGAGCTCAATTGATATAATATATTTCCCATACTGTCACGTATAACATTCCATGTTATTTTGTTATCAGATTGTGCTGTTGATTCAACGGCATGTCTAGCCATATCATAAAATGCAATCATATTACGTAACATACCAACTGTTTTGTAGAATGGACAGAAGCGATCATATGATGAGtaactaaacaattaaaaataagaaatatacaattaatgttgttattatttataaataaaataaaatatttacctgTTTTGTTGTAAGAAATCGTCTTTCAACAATTTAGCAACttccaaagttattttatctgTTTCAGCAAGTGATGCTTTACCAACTAATTGTACAATTTCTGAAAgatcttcttcttcttgtAAAATTTCCTTTACCTTAGTACGTAGTGGCACAAATTCTTGGAAATTTTTGTCGTAAAAATCATCAAGAGCACGCATATATTTACTGTACGAAATCAACCAATTTATAGAAGGAAAATGTTTACGCTGAGctaattttttgtcaagacCCCAGAATACTTGAACAATACCCAGTGTTGCACTGGTAACTGGATCTGAGAAATCACCACCAGGTGGTGATACTGCACCAACAATACTTACTGATCCTTCACGATCAGGATTACCAAGACATTTAactctaaaatattattattcaataaaataaaaattaaaagttaaaaaataaaaaaaaaaataaataataataataaaataccttCCAGCACGTTCATAGAAACTAGCAAGACGTGCACCAAGGTAAGCAGGATAACCAGAATCAGCAGGCATTTCAGCCAAACGTCCAGAAATTTCTCTGAGAGCTTCAGCCCAACGAGAAGTTGAGTCAGCCATCATTGAAACGTTGTAACCCATATCACGGAAGTACTCAGACAGAGTAATACCCGTATAAATAGAAGCCTCTCGAGCAGCTACCGGCATGTTTGATGTATTTGCAACCAATGCGGTACGTTTCATAATTGATTCAGTTACTCCATCAATTTCAACAGTCAACTCTGGAAAATCACGCAGTACTTCGGACATTTCATTACCACGTTCACCGCAACCAACGTAAATAATAACATCTGAGTTTGAATATTTCGACAATGCTTGTGATATTACAGTTTTACCACAACCAAAAGCACCAGGTATAGCTGTTGTTCCACCTTGTACACATGGAAACAATGAATCTAAGACACGTTGTCCTGTTAATAAAGGATGATTTGCTGGTAATTTTTCAGTTACTGGTCTTGGTTGACGTACTGGCCACACCtattatcaatttatcaattaatacaaattaaatttaaaataataacaataataataataataataataataataataataataacctgTAACAtggtatatttatttctttcaccatcAAATTCTGTTTCTAAAATAACATCATCAACTGTATAGTTACCAGCAGGTGCAATATAAGTTACTGTTCCTTTACTTTTTGGTGGTAAAAGCATTTTATGTTTAACCAAAGTATTTTCATTAACAATACCATACAAATCACCACCTGTCATATGGCTAccagttttaatattaagtgGATTAAATTCCCACGAAGCGGTACGTGATAGTGAAGGTATGTTTACACCCTTAGGAATATAAATTGACCCAGAAAGTTCGTTTATGTCTTTAAGTGGACGCTGGATACCATCAAAAATACTTCCAAGAATACCTGGACCTAATTCAACAGACAAGGGTTTACCAGTTCGTAGCACTGGATCACCCACTGTCACACCTGATGTCTCTTCGTATACTTGAATTGTCGCCATATCACCTTCTAGACGAATTATTTCTCCAACCAATTCGTAGTAACCGACACGTACTAATTCGTACATCGCTGATCCAGACATTTTTTCCGCCGTAACGactaaatttatcaaattatttattattatcataataataataataaattataaataaataaataaatatagtaatTACCGGGTCCAGATACTGCGTAAACATATCCAAATTTTCCTTCACGATGCTCGTTaactattttttgtagagttgacattattacttttttttatttttttactatttcgatctgtaatatatttaataaaacatttaatattattttattattaaatgaatataataaacaaataagtagaattataaataacaaaaaatttctacgtcCTTGAATAATATGTTAGAAATGAATATGTACTTGTGGATTCACGTGAGCAATTCGAAATGTAGGCGTAGCCCAGCTAGTGCGCGAGTgcctcaataaaataatataccacttaaattatatttataataaattgtaaaaataaaaataacattgtatccaacagtattaattaaataataattaatattagtttaaaataaaataaaattcgcgggcgttaaattaaaaataatgagataATTTTATCTCAGACGGACTATGGCGTAGACGATCAATAGccgcaaatatttttttaaaaaatatctatatgtatatatatatatatatatctacacagtaatattaaataatagtataaGTCAATTACTCCAAGagatatttattacaataaaataaaaacttacaaAAGAAATAGGATTGTAGTACTGACACACGTAA from Microplitis mediator isolate UGA2020A chromosome 7, iyMicMedi2.1, whole genome shotgun sequence includes the following:
- the LOC130672323 gene encoding odorant receptor 46a-like isoform X1 — translated: MYSILPGSFIVLQAIGLWKPTEYNNSPILNYYYRLRTFITFFLIYSFTITGIAGLILTTKDIGDVTSDCFILLSIFAICGKIANIIWSRNKIIWIIDTLNSEPCKPLNNDEMIIQQKVDRLIWHSTLFYGILTEITVFMVTFGTLLLQLPIGTLPYNTYLPWDYSHGYLYWVAYGYQIISVCLSANSDIGFDTLVPGLMLQITAKLEILKYRFINLVDTLKLTQWNGVNDKSYNNFKIENKLIADYVKCHLIILKLADTINKTFDKVILLQFFISSIVLCISVYNLAFLDVFTTEFTSIILYLCCMLMEIFILCAAGNQVTIVSSTLSDAIYHTDWINLDTSSVKSLMIIMNRGLKPIIFSSGHIIKISYDSFKTLIKLSYSSYNVLQRT
- the LOC130672323 gene encoding odorant receptor 46a-like isoform X2; its protein translation is MYSILPGSFIVLQAIGLWKPTEYNNSPILNYYYRLRTFITFFLIYSFTITGIAGLILTTKDIGDVTSDCFILLSIFAICGKIANIIWSRNKIIWIIDTLNSEPCKPLNNDEMIIQQKVDRLIWHSTLFYGILTEITVFMVTFGTLLLQLPIGTLPYNTYLPWDYSHGYLYWVAYGYQIISVCLSANSDIGFDTLVPGLMLQITAKLEILKYRFINLVDTLKLTQWNGVNDKSYNNFKIENKLIADYVKCHLIILKLADTINKTFDKVILLQFFISSIVLCISVYNLAFLDVFTTEFTSIILYLCCMLMEIFILCAAGNQVTIVVEFNIK
- the LOC130671605 gene encoding upstream stimulatory factor 1 isoform X3; the protein is MDILDSHLDPQDVSGNSKDDNETSIVIEEAEIVDCDSGDGVPDDGLRYQEALAYRVVQVNGNTVSNEIELPVQQHGNNAVQVLTSPINGQFYIVGGTNEVFTTSPTSRSLAPRTTTLQIETPRNNNTPGLKKRDDKRRATHNEVERRRRDKINNWIAKLGKIIPECSNNSGNSNGNGSSSEGKTNYETQSKGGILAKACEYIGELRAANQGLGQCLRDNEKLRQEVTALKQLVQKLQRENEQLRRVNVVVTNTN
- the LOC130671605 gene encoding upstream stimulatory factor 1 isoform X2; its protein translation is MDILDSHLDPQDVSGNSKDDNETSIVIEEAEIVDCDSFDPLAGDGVPDDGLRYQEALAYRVVQVNGNTVSNEIELPVQQHGNNAVQVLTSPINGQFYIVGGTNEVFTTSPTSRSLAPRTTTLQIETPRNNNTPGLKKRDDKRRATHNEVERRRRDKINNWIAKLGKIIPECSNNSGNSNGNGSSSEGKTNYETQSKGGILAKACEYIGELRAANQGLGQCLRDNEKLRQEVTALKQLVQKLQRENEQLRRVNVVVTNTN
- the LOC130671605 gene encoding upstream stimulatory factor 1 isoform X1: MDILDSHLDPQDVSGNSKDDNETSIVIEEAEIVDCDYEAFDPLAGDGVPDDGLRYQEALAYRVVQVNGNTVSNEIELPVQQHGNNAVQVLTSPINGQFYIVGGTNEVFTTSPTSRSLAPRTTTLQIETPRNNNTPGLKKRDDKRRATHNEVERRRRDKINNWIAKLGKIIPECSNNSGNSNGNGSSSEGKTNYETQSKGGILAKACEYIGELRAANQGLGQCLRDNEKLRQEVTALKQLVQKLQRENEQLRRVNVVVTNTN